In the genome of Sphaeramia orbicularis chromosome 13, fSphaOr1.1, whole genome shotgun sequence, one region contains:
- the LOC115431162 gene encoding sporozoite surface protein 2-like, with translation MNDRTTPEHDASDSQRNEENTRGLMELQHTQDLCVIRETRSKPGLNQDPTRTKPGQTRTKPGPNQDQSRTKTGPNQAKPGPNQDQSRTKTGQTRSKPGPNQDQTRSKPGPKQDQNRTKPGLNQDQTRSNKLQTRIKPAPNQDQTRTKTGPNQVQTRTKPGPNQDQTRSKPGPNQDQTRTKLGPNQD, from the coding sequence ATGAACGACAGGACGACGCCTGAGCATGACGCATCAGATTCacagagaaatgaagaaaatacaagagGCCTGATGGAGCTTCAACACACACAGGACTTATGTGTCATCAGAGAAACCAGGTCCAAACCGGGACTAAACCAGGACCCAACCAGGACCAAACCAGGCCAAACCAGGACCAAACCAGGACCAAACCAGGACCAAAGCAGGACCAAAACAGGACCAAACCAGGCCAAACCAGGACCAAACCAGGACCAAAGCAGGACCAAAACAGGACAAACCAGGTCCAAACCGGGACCAAACCAGgaccaaaccaggtccaaaccAGGACCAAAACAGGACCAAAACAGGACCAAACCAGGTCTAAACCAGGACCAAACCAGGTCCAACAAGCTCCAAACCAGGATCAAACCAGCTCCAAACCAGGACCAAACTAGGACCAAAACAGGTCCAAACCAGGTCCAAACCAGGACCAAACCAGGACCAAACCAGgaccaaaccaggtccaaaccAGGTCCAAACCAGGACCAAACCAGGACCAAACTAGGACCAAACCAGGACTAA